A single genomic interval of Natronoarchaeum philippinense harbors:
- a CDS encoding BGTF surface domain-containing protein codes for MFLAAMMVLSVVAGSAALVGTAAANHDGNSNAVDKASLQDETVYQGETLNVSGFESGEAVQLYSGVEGASERIDVLRASENGHVTIDTTDASGFHYLQTGSGDSANVYGEFYVETPEVTFEFQSSSIETDEQATLQWTGTNLPDDLANGAEFRISSSSFSGSELADLTGGEETDDGNAAIVSGNPADTWSLDLSTVGNYTFDIESVETTASDSASIEVTEQTPDTIEFGQDQYEGQVGNEVSFSFTAQGIDNPVYIKVGDVEDVNYEQHLEVTNLDEVGDEEITVTLNTYNGDYEITSDNGAGLNVIDNANTQDVPGALGPTGYELSIATEYGDGDYSTQTEQDVGYLTLNERTSFSEASMSTWTAPSDSVNNAEDLQDATLTETSTIANGDEMLVQVNAESVYGFVEQGDQIGHAGEGVPGMQLKLSQDVSGPNRPDATNVWATFGEGDDQDFNHKGTLSATVLSADQQNGTFIIHLASDEGEALPSSADLSTTIEMGANNNFVDNWDDDLESISGEFSIEQRTLSWGDSADEVAASADATVSGTTNVAPGTTIDTRARAPGTFVERDTPTVMAGDDANTFTASFDLSGETTGTEFELRAEDNNDAENTATLDATLVESTDGGSDAETMVSFGSTSYDVTKNDTAEVMIDVTAGADGLNTSVPLMVNGNSVASQDVSLDAEGTTTLTFEVNTSSDSYPVGEHELSTSVDNASASAAFVIAESDDGSGSDDSGSDDSGSDDSGSDDSGSDDSGSDDSGSDDSGSDDSGSDDSSGDSSGDSGSSGQPGFGIAVAILSLLGAAMLALRKRE; via the coding sequence GTGTTCCTGGCAGCGATGATGGTTCTCTCTGTGGTTGCTGGCTCCGCCGCGCTGGTGGGGACTGCAGCCGCGAACCATGACGGGAATAGCAATGCAGTCGATAAGGCATCGCTGCAGGACGAAACAGTTTACCAAGGCGAGACGCTGAACGTCAGCGGCTTCGAATCTGGTGAAGCAGTTCAGCTCTACTCGGGTGTCGAGGGCGCTTCCGAGCGCATCGACGTGCTCCGAGCGAGCGAAAACGGTCACGTGACCATCGACACCACCGACGCGAGTGGCTTCCACTACCTCCAGACCGGTTCTGGAGATAGCGCCAACGTGTACGGTGAGTTCTACGTCGAAACGCCTGAGGTCACGTTCGAGTTCCAGTCCTCGTCCATCGAGACTGACGAGCAGGCAACGCTCCAATGGACGGGCACGAACCTTCCGGATGACCTAGCAAACGGCGCCGAGTTCCGGATCTCCAGCTCCTCCTTCAGCGGCTCCGAGCTCGCTGACCTCACCGGCGGTGAGGAGACCGACGACGGTAACGCAGCTATCGTCTCCGGCAACCCCGCTGACACCTGGAGCCTGGACCTGAGCACGGTCGGTAACTACACCTTCGACATCGAGTCCGTCGAGACGACGGCGTCCGACTCGGCCTCGATCGAAGTCACCGAGCAGACCCCCGACACCATCGAGTTCGGACAGGACCAGTACGAGGGTCAGGTCGGTAACGAGGTTTCGTTCTCCTTCACCGCACAGGGCATCGACAACCCTGTCTACATCAAGGTCGGTGACGTCGAGGACGTCAACTACGAGCAGCACCTCGAAGTGACCAACCTCGACGAGGTTGGTGACGAAGAGATTACCGTTACGCTCAACACCTACAACGGTGACTACGAAATCACCAGCGACAATGGTGCTGGGCTGAACGTCATCGACAACGCGAACACTCAGGATGTCCCCGGTGCCCTTGGCCCGACGGGCTACGAACTGAGCATCGCTACTGAGTACGGTGACGGCGACTACTCGACGCAGACCGAGCAGGACGTCGGTTACCTGACGCTGAACGAGCGCACCTCGTTCAGCGAGGCCTCGATGTCTACTTGGACTGCACCGAGTGACTCGGTCAACAACGCTGAAGACCTTCAAGACGCCACGCTGACCGAGACGAGCACCATCGCCAACGGCGACGAGATGCTCGTTCAGGTCAACGCTGAGAGTGTCTACGGCTTCGTCGAGCAGGGCGACCAGATCGGCCACGCTGGCGAAGGTGTCCCCGGAATGCAGCTCAAGCTGTCCCAAGATGTCTCTGGTCCGAACCGCCCCGACGCGACGAACGTCTGGGCAACCTTCGGCGAAGGCGATGACCAGGACTTCAACCACAAGGGCACCCTCAGCGCCACGGTTCTGAGCGCTGACCAGCAGAACGGTACGTTCATCATCCACCTCGCCTCCGATGAGGGCGAGGCTCTCCCGAGCAGCGCCGACCTCTCGACCACGATCGAGATGGGCGCCAACAACAACTTCGTCGACAACTGGGACGACGACCTCGAGTCCATCTCGGGCGAATTCTCCATCGAACAGCGCACCCTCTCGTGGGGCGACAGCGCTGACGAAGTTGCGGCATCCGCTGACGCGACTGTGTCCGGTACGACGAACGTCGCACCCGGCACCACGATCGACACCCGTGCCCGCGCACCCGGCACGTTCGTCGAGCGTGACACGCCGACCGTGATGGCCGGCGACGACGCGAACACGTTCACCGCTTCCTTCGACCTTAGCGGTGAAACCACCGGCACCGAGTTCGAGCTCCGTGCCGAGGACAACAACGACGCGGAGAACACGGCAACCCTCGACGCGACGCTCGTCGAGTCCACTGACGGTGGCTCCGACGCTGAGACGATGGTCTCCTTCGGCAGCACCAGCTACGACGTGACGAAGAACGACACCGCTGAGGTCATGATCGACGTGACCGCTGGCGCTGACGGTCTCAACACGTCCGTCCCGCTGATGGTCAACGGGAACTCCGTCGCAAGTCAGGACGTCTCCCTCGACGCTGAGGGCACCACGACCCTGACCTTCGAGGTCAACACCTCGAGCGACTCCTACCCCGTTGGCGAGCACGAACTGTCGACCTCCGTCGACAACGCGTCCGCCTCCGCGGCATTCGTCATCGCAGAGAGTGACGACGGCTCCGGCTCGGACGACTCCGGCTCGGACGACTCCGGCTCGGATGACTCCGGCTCGGACGACTCCGGCTCGGACGACTCCGGCTCGGACGACTCCGGCTCGGACGACTCCGGCTCGGACGACTCCGGCTCGGACGACTCCTCCGGCGACAGCTCCGGTGACTCCGGCAGCAGTGGTCAGCCCGGCTTCGGTATCGCCGTGGCCATCCTCTCGCTGCTCGGCGCCGCCATGCTGGCGCTCCGCAAGCGCGAATAA
- a CDS encoding phosphohydrolase yields the protein MPEITVSDSLYRQLEDAADGGEMEDAMWEMVYLLQRGSDPT from the coding sequence ATGCCCGAAATCACAGTGTCCGACTCGCTGTACCGCCAGCTCGAAGACGCCGCTGACGGAGGCGAGATGGAAGACGCGATGTGGGAGATGGTGTACCTACTCCAGCGCGGTTCAGACCCGACATAG